A segment of the Carya illinoinensis cultivar Pawnee chromosome 1, C.illinoinensisPawnee_v1, whole genome shotgun sequence genome:
acttaatttaattctcttttatctattagcaaatctctaattcatccaaaagcctctttcgatagtcaattggaagtgattctagtttatcaattcacgcaagagtatgcaaattaaataatcaagaaagcaataagatcaatgatttaattactacataggttcatacaagtctttcgatctctatacttacctatgctaaatattcaagatctaccctatgattccctctttcgatagcaaatcacaagattacttatcatctaatcaatggccagttaattaaaagcaataaactcagaataaatcagataaacaaaaagagaattgcattaaattagcatagacaatcaatcatagttcggaaataggttacatcgttttcctagaatgaagaaaatttagctcatgctagaaatggaattcaacataaacgaattcaccataattgttttgagaagattggaagaaaaataaatactgaaaaatcctccttgcagccgcaactcgtcgtcaaaagctcaaaggaacgattcaacgcttttctctcgtccatgattccaacgtacgtgcaataattggaattccgtctccaaaacaaatgaattgaatccttctagctgtgtttttctgtcccaaagagtgttctccagtcaaaacatccggccatagagtgaaaaatctcttttatatggtctgacggcggaagaccctaattctgtcaaaatacgatgttcgctcgagcgggatgtcgagcgcacatcgagcgttcgactctgcctgatttcgctcgagcgtcctattgagcgcacgtcgagcgttcgactctacctgatttcgttcaagcggccaatgtctccgctcgagcaaaccttgttttccagcaacccgctcgagcaccctgtcgagcggaagtcgagtgtttgaatctatctaaattcgctcgagcggccaaaagcttCCGCTCAAGCGATCTTGTgaattctgcaatatgaaattttgcaagtcatcaggtACATCTAACATTTTTGTCAATGTAATTAATGAATAGGGCTTACCGTATTGCAAGTTCTTCAAGTGGGCGGATGGTGCTTTGGACGTAGAGCAAGAAATTGAAGATATAAAGCAATATCTATTAAGGAAGGAAGAAGAGCTGAGAATGGATAAAATTGAGTTCCGAAAGCGAGCCGATGCCATGGAGAAGATGTTGGCTAATATACTTGAGGAGGTTCGGAAGCAAGATGCTCAAAACAGGCGGAGACGCACACTACTCAATCTGTATTGGGCTGTTGCCATTGTTGTCTCATGTTACTTTCTGCTGTCTAAGTGATTTCTATTTGAATGTATAGCTTTATTTTGTGTATGTATTTTAAGTTAGTCTGAACAAAACTTGGACGTTTGTAATGAGATTTTTCCTTGTTATTTCAAGTGTTTTGTCTTGATGGTTTATGTACTACGGGGTTCGGATTCTATGTTTGAGACTCATAAACTATGTTTCATTTTGTGCTTGATGGTGGATGTACTCTGAAATAGAATCTATTAatgaaattgaattattttagctACCAAGAGAATTTGGTTGGAAGGGCTGAGCCCGTCTGAATTTCtatttgagcaacttgaatatGTTTTGGATTACAGGAATCTGATATTTAGACACGAATTGAGTTTGGATTACAGGAATCTCCACTATATAGACACGAGTGTTATTGGAACTCTCTTATATAACTCCAAATTGCGTTTGGATTACAGGAACCAACAAATAATGCTTGTTGCTGCAGACTGTAACTCCTTGTCCGTGTTGcttaaataaaccaatataacTCCTGCCAGCTGATAAACCATATACACTCCTTCAATAAACCAGCATACTCCTGCGTTGGCTTACTTTGTTTTAAATCATAACCAAACCTTGTGCATACCAACAGAAGGATGCAGTGAACTGCCTAAGCACCCCATAACAACTCAGTGAGAACATACCTGAAAGTTAGCTAGGACTCACGCTGCTATATTCAGTCGGATGATAATAATGTTATTTCCCCTATTAACCCAGTTTGCAATTTCTTCTAAAATTTCATAACCAAAGCTAAGTGATATTAATAGAGTCTCAATATTATGCTTTACAATTTAAACCTGGAGGTTTCACAGGTTATATGAATACTCACAAAATTCCAAATCTAATAATTACAACCCCTCAGAACAATTCTCAGTGACATCGACTGTAACATTATACCATACTTGCAAAACATAATAATTACACCATATACCATACAATTTCTCTAGGAATTACAGcttctaaacaaaaaattcatgtttttaaaAATCCATCAACCTCATTGTTTGGTCTGGTTGTGTCCCATCCATACACTCTGGTTGTGATCCATTCAACCCAAATTGCAGTTGtaatgaagaaaaaacaaatattatcttTAGTTGTTGAATACATTTTTAATTGAATGTTACCAACAAGCCTTACTGTTTCTTGAGTCCCAAATACTGTATGTTGAAACTGGGTACCACAAATGTCAGTAGCTGAGTTGTCTACCACAATCTAGAGCAATATGGATTCGGAAGTTAGCTACCAACGATTCTTAATTGCTTTCAGTGCACACCAATTACGTAACATatgaatttaatataatttcttctaaAATATATTCCAAATGCTTCTAATATACCTGAAAATTTCCAACATTGAAGATAGGGGTCTCTGCTgggccaaataaattcctgcGCGTCTCCTTTGCTGTTGTATCTCCTTCATCTCgctaataataaagtaaaaagtaaaaatactcATTAGATACTAACTTTGATGGGTGAAACTTTATAAACATTACAATAAAGGGGGCAGGTGGGTTTTGGTTAATACATGAATATGTTTGCACTTTCCTCCCACTTGTGCCTTACTTTGTTTGGCTTTAACCTTGCGCATCTCTGTCTCCATCCTGAATGCTCTCCTCAAAGATGGGGGTCTTCCTTTCCCTCTGACAACATTTGGACTCTTGACTTGTTGTGAGCTACCAACGGCAGTTGTATCTAGCGTCTCCAAATCCCCTgcattttatatatacaaaattaaatattgatacatTTTTGTAGTTTGGTTAGTTTTGGTTATAATGAACTAACCAAAGAGGATGATATACTAAACAAGTCGTCGCCTTCGAACGAACCTGATTCGGTGAAAGATATGGGGTGCTGGTTCTGACGATAACATGAAGTCATCTCATGTATCCTCTTCTTTGCATCTTCAAAGTGCTCATTACAATCCACCGCATAATCTATCATCGTATAACACATATTCAAAAGGATAGAATATCTATTACCATTTGGCCTCTAATCCCCTTCGTCGTAGCTGCTTCGGATTACTGTGTATCTCCTTTTAATGTCCTTCCTCCACCGGTCTAAAATGTACCGGTCTGGCAATGATTTTATGCCGTTTGATTTGAATATCGCCAAAATATGTCTACACAGTATCCCCCTCATTTGAAATAACCCAGATGAACATTTTGCATTGCAATCATCCACATTAAATTCCACGGAATATGTCAAGCTTTTTGTGAACTCCTGAATacgaacttcatcttctaccaaaTAACTCTTCAAAACACCATCTGACGTCAGTAGAGATGTCTCCAGATCAAGCACACCAATTACTTGTTGCTGAACTTCCTTGAATTTCGCGTTGGTGTATAActcttgaaatttcttttctattGGAGATCTAGATACGCAAGGGATAGTGACACTAAAAGACTGGAATTCTGCctgattttcattctcaattttcttcttaagTGCACTGTCAAACTGGTCGACAAACTCCTTCAAGTTTGTCTTTTCGAATGGACGTAACCATCAAAAAAGACATTCATACTCTCGCTACgttgggttgtactcattcTAGCCCAAAAGGTCTCTTTTAGGAAAACCGGTACCCAATGATCACGCTCTGCATATAAACTATTCAACCACGCATTCTCATGTAACTCAAATGTGTTAATAAACTCGGCCCAACACTTTTCAAAGTCCTCACTAGATTGTGTATCGTACACACATTTCATTAACCCAGTTTTAAGCCCACTTTTGTACGCAACATATGACCCAAGCTTCTCAGGGACTTTTTTCAGTATATGCCATAGGCAAAACCTGTGTCGTGTTTCCGGAAAGACAAgtgcaattgcatttttcattacTCGATCTTGATTAGTAATAATGGCCTTTGGAGCTATACCGTCCATACACTGCAACCAAGTTCTGAATAACCATGCAAAAGTCTCTGTGTCCTCACTAGAAATCAGGCCAGCTCCCAAAAGAATCGACTGCCCGTGGTGATTTACActaacaaatggtgcaaagggcatcccataCCTATTTGTCAGGTATGTGGTATCGAATGTcaccacatcaccaaaatattggTAGGCTGCCCGACTACGTGGATCTGCCCAAAAAAACATTCTTCAACCTACCGTCATCGTTCAAATCCATCAATGCAAAAAACCCGTTATTTTTAAACTGCATCCTCATAAAATAATCTTGAAGTGCTCCAGCACCCCctgcaccaagtcgtagatgtcGTGCTTTGTGGATGTAATTGCGACAATCATTCTCCAAAAATGGGAGGTTCTCAAACCCATCTGCCCCTACGACAAGAGATCCATAACTCTTATTCAGTCGGATGTCAGCTACGTCGTTTGTGTCTAGGACCCTTTTAACGGTCTCACTCACATCtctattacatcgaaagaagcAACGTGATTATGTGTGTTATAAACTGTTGTCAACCGCATCTTCCCCTCGACTCTTAAGGCATTAATCCTTGCCTTACAGTCCGTCTTTCCTGTTGGTAAGGGTTGGCTACATTTAAACTCTTATTCTGAGCCTTTCCTCCCCGTGCACACCCAAGGGTGACATATGTGACTGATTGATCTTCTGACCTCTCGCTCCTTTGggtcatcaccccaaacccgTTCTTTTTAGCATAATGCTTATAATAGCTCAACAAATCATCAAACGAATTAAACTCCATCTCCGACTTGGGCTCCTCGATGATATCATCGCCATCTGATGATGGAACTACCTGTGGTGTACCGGTAGTGCCAAAAGATCGATTTCCTGTTCATTTGATCTATCCATGATATTCTCTTCATCAACTTTAGCGAAACTACATGCCTCTTCAGTTTCCAAACAATCGGGTGTATCTCGGTCACCAACTCTTGCACTCGTTGCGGAGCTTGTATTGATAATTGGCCTCGGAGGTCTCATCCCATATTGAAATGGGTAACCAACATtctgcttaaaagaaaaaaaaaagaaaacgttTAAActacttttaataaaaattattaaataactaCAAATCCATAAcgattcaagtttcaaaaccaCCTGAATATTGCTTGGAATTTGGTAGCCAGCTTGATATGGCATAAAAGTTGGTGACCATTCAGGCACTGGTTCAAAGTAACCGTGCATGTAATTTGTATACTTTACTAAACCAGTTTCAAGAATGtcctaacataaaaataataatgctaATTAGAATGCTAAACTATAATACCAATAAGTTTTATATAGGCTCAAATAACATACTGAAGTGGGGGGATTTGAGCTAGATAGTGTACGGGAAGACGGGtgtttttcccctttttctaTGTCCTGTAAAAGTTGTTCAATAACCAAGGTTAGTCTTTGATAAGGTTTCAGGAAAATTATATCATGAATGACCAAGAACTTTGAGTGATGACTAATATCCTTTGCTACTTAttctatgaaaaaataaatataacaatacTACATGAGATTTGTTTATATACTTTTAAAGAGCATAGAATACAAGATTACTATAGTTTTAAAGTGCAATAAATAATAGCACATGGCTGAAAATCCACCCTCTTTCATATTTCTAAACATTTCATACCCAGCTCTTGgaacaaaaaatcaattttacatctacttatatatatatcaaaaataaaaaaaccaccACAATATTTAACAACTAAACCACAATAATTAAACCACAATATGGAactagaaaattaatattttcagccAAAGTATTTCTAcatatttaactattttttcttccaaaatttttttattcttaagtaAATCAATAGAAACATGCCATCTTCATGAACAACCAAGGCAGTAGGGATTACTAAACCAACTACATACATGACATCCTCTGTTCATAATACtacaaacataaatttaacaACAACTAACCCACAATAATTAAACCACAATATTTaacctcaaaattaatatttttagccAACAAATTTCTTCATATCTAACTTAAAACTCCTGCCAAATTCTTATATTGTTAAGTAAATCAATACATGCTTTATTGTTTATCAATAATCGGTATTTATTTAAGCAAATGTAACTAATATTGCAGATTGAAGAATGACTTGGGAGCTTACGGATTAAACTCACGCAGATGCTCCACGCAGATGACCCACGGAGCTGACCCACGAGATGGATGACCCGGTATCTTGGTCCACGTACCTGGCTGAAACAGTGGCAACGACGCTAACCCAGACCGAGCCCACCACACTGACCCAAACCGAGCCCACTACACTGACCCAAACCGAGCCCACCACACTGACACAACCCGATTCATAGCCTTGACTCACACCAACCAACGCCCGACCCACTTCGTTTCTGCACCCACACTAACGAACGGCCCACGCAGTGATGCCGTGAGCTGATGCCGTGAGCTGGAGCTGCTTCAATGGGAACCTCTCGCACCAATGGCTGTAAGAACAGAGCGGGAAATATGAAACTGAAATCCATTTTGCgtttttggccttttttttttttttttaaatatctgaCGTGGCCTGACGCCACGTCAGCCGACTCACCCTGCTTGTAACCCACGACTGTCTGTAGaactattgaaaaaaaaaaaaaaggacggtGCTACTCTGCCATTCAGAGTGCACCGCTCCTCCTTTTGACTATacggttatttttttttcattttttttcaaatttttttaatatacttaaatattttaaaaagatataaaaaaatatcaatatacttaaaattatttttttaattattaagttaaaaaaattaaaaaaaatttgtgatcaACGGTCACTTTGAAGGGCACGGAAAGAGGACattatagcatttttttttttaaatactatatatagtctttcagagaaaaaaaataataataatattatatgtaatcgtaaaatatataaatataattattttaaaaaatagtaaaatttattattaaaaaattaatttttttatatttattattttttaaaaaatgattagatTGGCTCACTACAGTAactatcatttatatttttaagggCTAGGACACCTTCTCATATATTATTCAAAAAGGGAAAAACTTCAAAAGGTCGgatatttttttctcctttgcaCCGACTAATAGCATTTGGTCACGAATAGAACCTAAGGTTGTGTTTGGCtataagaaatttttattttaaatataaaatttttatctcatcattataatttttttaaatctctgtataacatataataaataatttaattttttttttaacttttttaaattttaatataataataatattttaatatttaattttaaaatttaaaattctgacCTGAAAACTCTTATTAGTTAAGCAGAACCTAAGTATGTTACGATTGTGATTaagttaattttttctctctccttcgtCTATCACATCCCCtgttcatttttcctttttcctatccattttttttttttttttttttatctttttctctcctcttgTCCTTTCCTCTCCACaacctaattctatttctctctctctcctcttacTCCCATGGTCCCATCTGTTGAGAAATTTTGTGAGTGATTTGTAACgaactcatttcttttccttaacTCGTTCTACaaccttcaattttttttgctgGGAGGGCGCGATCAAGCCTCTAGCATTTTGTTTCGACTATTTCCAGCCTACCAAGAGAAAAAGAAGTTCTTTTAGAGAATGGCTGTCACACATGCTGACCTTGAACCAAGGCGTCGACACACTGAGCTGTGCAGCAAAACCGAGGCCCCCCTTGTATTGACCATTCTCTGTGGCTTGCTTTGCTTCGTTTTTTGTCTTGTTGCAGAAGCTTTACATTTTGAAGTAAGAGTTGCAAAAATAATGTTCTGGGACCGATCGATTTTCAATTGGGTTCATGATCTTGGATCCCAACTggattaattttagaaaattgtgAAGGATAGACTTTTCAAAaagttatagattttttattgtaaattttctatcattaatttttttctttttgtcgtTGTTATAAAATTTTAGAGGTTTACATTGCATTGTGAATGAaagatttttgagagagagagagagattaagaGAGGGACCAGACCGATTTttgttgttgggggggggggtgagATCGTGCTGGGGCCTGGGTATCAAAAAAGTATTTCCTACATGCGGATGTATTATTTAGTCAGTTTTTCATTTACAAGTGTAAAACAGTAAAACACAATATGCCTCCCattcaaaaatacaaaaagtctGACTGGTCTACTGGAAGAAAccgttttcttttattttttttcataggtAAAATGCATATAACTTAAtgctcctctttttttttttttttttaataggtaaaatgcATATAGCTTACTTATGAGCATTAACAATAACCTAACTATTGCCAAATGTAAACTTTAACTAGAATCTCACCTTTTGACTATAACATTAATTTTTAGCTAAATAAATTCATATTAGACTAGCCAACAtaaaggtaaaataataatataatattatatattttaataatatttgattattattttttatattttataaatatgctcatattttaattaatacttttattaaaaaataaaatgtggtaatttatttcaatttaataaaagagaatgagaggttaatgaaaagaataaaataattaaatagaaattaaatagtAATTATCCAACAATAGAGAACCTCCATAATTTACTATAGCTTAAATGTTAAGGTTTGAACTTTTGGCTAGTCACTGTAAAAGCTTTTTCTCACATCTAACTAAAATTTAGACTTACATTGACATTTGATTAGGCCATTGTCAATGCTCCTGTAGAACAGGAAGAAACCTGCGGAAGTTTCATTCTTCGgatgttaaaaaatagattatggGTGTTGGTGCAACAGTATCGGCCTGGAAGCCATTAGCTTAGGTTGATTTGCAAAAGCATAGCCCCATCAaaacaggaaaaataaaaattgaaagtgcATGGGTGAATGATGCACTTCCATAATGCCCAAACCCTAAAATATCCGCAGAATTTTTGCATTTTAATATGTGAAATTCAGAAACATAGAATTAAATAGCAACACAACCACAAGCAAAGGCAAATTGTATAGAAAAACTATGTACACAAACAGAAGAAAATATACAAGCCTGGAGGTTGACTAACTTCCAAAGTTCAAGACTACCTTCTCATTTCATATCCTTTCCCCAATTTGACCAGAGTCCACATCCGAGACAATAAACTTAAAACCCCGAAATCAGTCTCTTTTCTCTAGAGGTGAAAGTCGTTATACGATTTGCAATTTTACCTTCTCCAAACACGTTTATTTTATTACAGCCTGCCATGCGACCTTGAACAATGCTTCTCCTGGACAAAGGAAACCTGGTTAATTTGATTATTCCATAAAACTGTCAACATCTGCAGTCAGAAAAAAGTAGCATATATCGTAACTTTATCACCGTTATACACAAAAGCGCATACAAGGCCTTAAGGAGCAAAATGGTGTTACTTTAACGAAagcaacaacaaaaataatgtgACCAAGAATACTCGAGGAATGCATTAGATAATAAATATCCACAAGAGAAGTGGAGATAGAGGAAGTCTGGTGTGTATTTGAATGCCATAAATTGTTAAAGACGGGGGAAGTTGAAAGTCGTATCATAGTATACAGCAAGTGGAGGCTGTGCTggtgataatcttttatagtaTTGGTGATGGTGAAATGAAAGTAACTGGATGGATTAATGTTCATTATGACAGGATTTTGGTACTTCAAGAGGGCTTGGATTTTTGGCAGACTAGGGCTTCATTGGGAAGTGAGATGATCTCATatgatctcaaaatttttcaaaatttcctttcccaaacatcactaaacaaaaacacttttcaattttaaacatttaactttttcatttaatcattataactttcccaaacttctaaacaaaacaccaaaaaaatacaagtttttcaaatttcaaaaacaaaaataatactaaaaaattatattataacaatattttaactttataatatttttattcaactttttctctcacttttcaaaatccaaaaaacatcttaactcaaacaatttcactactattcacagaattctcatatcatcttattgCCAAAACATGCCCTAAACCTTCATGTCCTGCAATGGTGCACTCTAATCCATCAATGATCAAACACCAGATTATACTGAAGTTTCTTCCACTAGAAAATCTAAGCACTATATCTTATATCTGTGTTTTGTACGTATAATAAAATATGTCCGTGTTTCAGGAAAATAAAAGGTGGAGCATGGCAGAGTTGCCATGATGCGTTCTAATCTTTAAAATTTCTGCCCATTCCAATTCATGAAATTCAGctttcaaacaaataaatacaaacctGTTCGAACGTGCTATTCACAAGCAATCTTTGTGTCAAAGCTGCTGAGACAGATTGCAAATGCCTGGAATGCTGAGATAGGATACCGGTAATCCATGGTAAACAGGTCCTTCCCCACTTTCCCAAACTGGAGGATGATCTTCTCATGTTCAGGCCCAGCTGGACCATTTTCTGGAGAAGCCACCAATTGAAAGTTTTTCACTGAAGCTACTGTCACTCGCCCATGAAAATTCAAACACCAACATTGGAGCTGCTCATGCCACCTGGGAGCTTTGTTTTTTAAGACAAGCAATCCGTCTTTCTGACTTGCCAAAGGTCCAGATAAGGAATTGTCCATGCGATGTGATTTTGATCGGAAAAAAGGCAGTGATGGAAAGAAATCTATGTTGTTAACAGAAAACTCAGTCTGCGTGGGAGCTGATCCTCCAGGTCCAATTGCAGAGGCGGGAATGGCATCCATGATACATTGCATTCTCCTAGGACCCCTGCTTCTTATGTTACATAAAATCTATAAGCATATGCAAGTCTGTCAATGAAAGTTAGCAATTTCAAGAATTGGGGAAAACACACAGGAAAATCTACCAACTTGGGTGAAAATAGATaaagataatatctattcaGTGTATATTTGGGATTGCGGTAGCAAATATATCTTATAGCTTTAGGGCTTaaaacttaagtaataagttccactattaaaaagtcatttactgtttggtaaccTTATGTTTAAAGCACttacaaacataaacaaattaaaagagtTTTTAAGGTAGAAATGATGATcgtttgtttaaaaattatgaccatatccttaaaagtttgaaagttataattatttgaaaGTTGTATGAGTATTTTCGCCCATTGacaaatctttttaaaatttgaactacATTCCAGATTATCCAGAAGTATGTTTGAGAAAAAGCATGATTTTGAGCTTGTTTAGGGTTGTGGTAAGAGTCTTAAAAAGTGCTTAAATAGCcttaaaagctctttaatgaaaaaattggtcgtttgggtgttacatataaaacacttttaatctcaaataagcatCATTTTGATGTTTTTCCTCATATGTATTTTTCCGGATAATGCAGaacgtaattcaaattttaaaaggaatatCGATGGATGAAAATACCTatacaattttaagataattacaactttcaaacttttaataatatgatcataatctttaaaattcaaataattgtcatttctacctcagaaagcatttttttaatttgtttccaaacaaacgtAACATCTTTGAAAGTGCTTTAAACATATGAataccaaacagtaaataattttttaatcgtaaaacttattacttaagttataagctataagTCCTAAAGTAATAAGCTATATTTCCCACCACAATTCTAAATATGCACTTTGATGCTTTTCCTCAAAcatactttttaacttatttgagattaaaaagtactttaatatgtaacacccaAACAACATAATTTTCCCATTGAAGAGCTTTTAAGGCAATTTAAGAACTTTTTAAGAATCCTAACACAACCTTAAACAGGCCCCAAATATCTATTTTCATCTGCACACAAAATAACTAGAAGTAGCTGAAGAAGCTTACTCTTACCTGGAACCCAATACATTAAGTTCATATGAGATGTGAGCTACTGGATAGTTTCCAGCAGGGATCCTTGGtgaaatttgttttgaatttaataGCCTATTGGAGCGACTTTTTGTTATCTTGGCTCCTGCATGAGGTGGTTGCCCATCAAAGATAGTGAACCTTGTTCCCAAGAAATTTGATCTGGTCACagacaaaagaaaattatgtaTGAGCCAGTGAAATAAATGAAAACCTAGTTACATCATTTGCCTCTAAACACACCTCAGTTTCCCAATATAGGTGCCACTCCCCTTTGACATATCATCAGCATCTACAGAGATGATATAACCTGCACAGGTGGGACGTCTAAACTTGCGTGCAGCAAGAAGGAATTTTCCATCATCATGAAGGGCTGTAATGGGGACCAGACAAGCAAAACATATCGTTCATAAAGGAAACCCCAGAAAAAGATAGTCTCATTTTCCTCCAAAATTAACAAACGGTTTGAaagaacaaaaccaagcaaTTAGCTGTAAATAAgaacacaaacaaattaaacagCACTAGATCATTGCTGGAACAGTGAAGTGCTATGAAATCGTGATTCAAGATACCAGATGCTGACCATTAGTCAAGCTGAGGAAAAGATGATATGTCTGGGTGGACCGGTTCCGTTTAATAAAGCATTGGAGgagagaatcccttgaaccagGCTGCAAACAAGGACCACAAAAACTTTAGCAGCAGTGAATACCTAAAGAAAGTATAAAAAAAGGATCATGAAATTCCAAATTCAAAAGCACCGAAATCAGAGGTCCAAATAATGAAAATGAACAAACAACAATATTTGCATGacatttaggattttttttttttaatgacgaGGTATCCGAGAACTTTCACTGCCCTAGAGAAGGCTCTGGTTCTCGACTAATCCCCAAGGTAAAAGACGTCTCCACCAGCAAATTTGTCACATTAACCGCAGTGCCTTATTCGCAAGGACCAAAGATCAGCCAGGAGCAACCCACCTATAGGGTCTCCTTTCGATGCCTTCCTTGCCCAGATTAGGGTCTCTGGGCAGTCTTTTAACCTCCTGCTCAGGAGGGACATTTAGGATTTTTACTGTCACTAGATCCAATCTATACTACATGGCAACTCAAAGGCAGTTGATTAGAAAAATACAAAGTGGAACATTATATTTTTCTGGGActcagagagacagagagagagactctGGAGAAAAGTTGAAGCTAATCGTCACAGTGGAGCTGCAACGATGGAAGCTGAAAGTGGTCCCCCCTAAAGAGCCTGCAACACCTTTTGAAGCAAGTTTCTAAGTAATTTCCGACAGAAAATCTTGCACTGATTGAGAAAATTGCATAATTTTGAGGTGGTCCAGTGCATTACCAAGTCTAATGGACCAAATGGTTTAAGCTTCCTTATGGAACTAATCCTGAACAAGCTAATTTCCCTCCTTCGAGGCTCCAAGCAAAcaggaaaaatatataattccgccacatttttttataagtaattttccCCACATT
Coding sequences within it:
- the LOC122299220 gene encoding uncharacterized protein LOC122299220 — protein: MLSSPSSSSSIGKRTSSQPSCFCEVEATLRYSNTPRNPGRPFLGCSKYNNEGLPYCKFFKWADGALDVEQEIEDIKQYLLRKEEELRMDKIEFRKRADAMEKMLANILEEVRKQDAQNRRRRTLLNLYWAVAIVVSCYFLLSK
- the LOC122299284 gene encoding protein FAR1-RELATED SEQUENCE 5-like; the encoded protein is MDFSFIFPALFLQPLVREVPIEAAPAHGISSRHHCVGRSLVWVQKRSGSGDIEKGEKHPSSRTLSSSNPPTSDILETGLVKYTNYMHGYFEPVPEWSPTFMPYQAGYQIPSNIQNVGYPFQYGMRPPRPIINTSSATSARVGDRDTPDCLETEEVVPSSDGDDIIEEPKSEMEFNSFDDLLSYYKHYAKKNGFGVMTQRSERSEDQSVTYVTLGCARGGKAQNKSLNVANPYQQERRTVRDVSETVKRVLDTNDVADIRLNKSYGSLVVGADGFENLPFLENDCRNYIHKARHLRLGAGDPRSRAAYQYFGDVVTFDTTYLTNRYGMPFAPFVSVNHHGQSILLGAGLISSEDTETFAWLFRTWLQCMDGIAPKAIITNQDRVMKNAIALVFPETRHRFCLWHILKKVPEKLGSYVAYKSGLKTGLMKCVYDTQSSEDFEKCWAEFINTFELHENAWLNSLYAERDHWTNLKEFVDQFDSALKKKIENENQAEFQSFSVTIPCVSRSPIEKKFQELYTNAKFKEVQQQVIGVLDLETSLLTSDGVLKSYLVEDEVRIQEFTKSLTYSVEFNVDDCNAKCSSGLFQMRGILCRHILAIFKSNGIKSLPDRYILDRWRKDIKRRYTVIRSSYDEGD
- the LOC122319287 gene encoding tubby-like F-box protein 3 isoform X1, which produces MTIIRSIIQDMRSRSGRVVQDRFSSGSASAVAVSDGLSQSCWANMPQELLREVLVRIEASENAWPQRKSVVACAGVCRSWREITKEIVKIPEVSGILTFPISVKQPGSRDSLLQCFIKRNRSTQTYHLFLSLTNALHDDGKFLLAARKFRRPTCAGYIISVDADDMSKGSGTYIGKLRSNFLGTRFTIFDGQPPHAGAKITKSRSNRLLNSKQISPRIPAGNYPVAHISYELNVLGSRSRGPRRMQCIMDAIPASAIGPGGSAPTQTEFSVNNIDFFPSLPFFRSKSHRMDNSLSGPLASQKDGLLVLKNKAPRWHEQLQCWCLNFHGRVTVASVKNFQLVASPENGPAGPEHEKIILQFGKVGKDLFTMDYRYPISAFQAFAICLSSFDTKIACE
- the LOC122319287 gene encoding tubby-like F-box protein 3 isoform X2; amino-acid sequence: MTIIRSIIQDMRSRSGRVVQDRFSSGSASAVAVSDGLSQSCWANMPQELLREVLVRIEASENAWPQRKSVVACAGVCRSWREITKEIVKIPEVSGILTFPISVKQPGSRDSLLQCFIKRNRSTQTYHLFLSLTNALHDDGKFLLAARKFRRPTCAGYIISVDADDMSKGSGTYIGKLRSNFLGTRFTIFDGQPPHAGAKITKSRSNRLLNSKQISPRIPAGNYPVAHISYELNVLGSRGPRRMQCIMDAIPASAIGPGGSAPTQTEFSVNNIDFFPSLPFFRSKSHRMDNSLSGPLASQKDGLLVLKNKAPRWHEQLQCWCLNFHGRVTVASVKNFQLVASPENGPAGPEHEKIILQFGKVGKDLFTMDYRYPISAFQAFAICLSSFDTKIACE